Below is a window of Planctomycetes bacterium MalM25 DNA.
CGGGTTGCAACGGCGGGCGGGACGCCGCCGATTCTACCGCCCCCGCACCCCGATCACCACGAGGCGAGCTACTCCGCCCCGCCGATCCGCCGGAGGTACTGGGCGATCTGCGCTTGCAGGTCGACCAGCTCGTGCCAGCGGGCGCGTTCGATGGCGACCGGCTGGTCGTCGTCCGGCGCGAGGGCGCCGTGCAGGAGGGCCCGCGTGCGGGCGTGGAAGTACTCGAGCATCTCGGCGACCTGCGCCGCCTGCGCCGGGGTGAGTCCGTCCGGCAGGTCGGGGGGGCCGGGCAGGTGGAGCGTGCCGGGGTAGCCGAGTGAGTCGCTCCCCCACTGCAGGTCGATCTCGACCGAGTCGTCGCTCGACGAAGCCGAGGGGACCGGGCCGGTCGCCTTCTCGACCATCGAGTCGGTCGGAGCCCGTTCGCCGAGCGAGCGGAGCAGCTCGACGCGTTCGGCGATCTCGTCGCGCGTGCCGAACAGCAGCGTCGAACGCCCCACGGCGATGAGGTCG
It encodes the following:
- the fhaA gene encoding FHA domain-containing protein FhaA; the encoded protein is MPLPVTLQVLDGADRGAVYEALDTPLTIGREEGNTIQLNDERISRFHVKIQEDQGKLVLTDLESTNGTRVNGLDTQLRILQVGDLIAVGRSTLLFGTRDEIAERVELLRSLGERAPTDSMVEKATGPVPSASSSDDSVEIDLQWGSDSLGYPGTLHLPGPPDLPDGLTPAQAAQVAEMLEYFHARTRALLHGALAPDDDQPVAIERARWHELVDLQAQIAQYLRRIGGAE